DNA from Pelobacter propionicus DSM 2379:
GCCCCTACCCGGCTGCTCACTCAGCCGCCACGCTCCCCCTGTTGCGCGCGTTCGCAGGTAGGTCGCCACCTGGCGGGGCAGGGGGTGCTCATGGGGGGAGGTCCGTTGCATCACTTCTGGTTCCAATAGGTTTTCGGATCGAAATCGGCGACGTCGATCTTTCCGAAATCCCGGGGCGGGATGTGGCGGATTGATCTCCCCTGCTCCGGGTCGCTGACGTGGAACGAGTCGGTCTGCACCAGCACCAGCTGCCAGGTATCGTCCCTGCGGGAGTAGTTGAATCTGGTGGTGACCGACCAGCGCCAGGCGCTTCCCCCGTAGTGGGAAATGGAGAAGCTCTTCCGCCCCGCGCTGATTCCCTGGAAGGGGTCGCCCATCATGCCGCCGCAGCTGGAGCAGTACACGGCCCTGTCGTTGCGCTTGGCCAGCTTCAGCGAGCCATCCTTCCAGCGGGTGATGATCAACAGGGAGCGTTCTCCCCCGTCGTTTCCGTTTGTTTCCAGCACGATCAGATAGTCCGTCAGGTTGTCGCCGTTCAGGTCGGCGGTTTCAAGGGCGAGCAGACAGGTTCCCGCAGGGATGAACGGCCTGATCTCCCCTGGTGCCTTGATGTCGTCTGCGCACGAAGAGTCCGCCCGGGCACTGCTGGCTACCAGCAGAAACAGCATCACCACAACCATTGTCGATCGTATCATCAATCCTCTCCAGTGAGTCCGGCCAGATCTCATCGCGACTGCTCCCCGGCATTCCCGGCCAACCGCTCCATCTCGAAGCGCAGCACCATGGGCGCTATCCTACTCTGATCCAGGATGTCGCAGGCGATGTGCCGTTCCTCCTGGCGGCAGATCCTGGCCAGGCCGCTTTCAACACCCTGGTCGTCTCCGGGGTTGCTGAAAGTGTAGACCCGGTTTTCGCAGCCAATCCTGACCCCTGCTCCACAGGCGCTTGCGTAGTATTCGGCGTCTCTGTTCATGGATTCACCTTCGGCGGTTGCCGGTTTCCGTGGAGGCCTGCTGCTGATGGCGCATGATGCCCCCATGTTCCCCGGGTTCCTGGAAAAGCGCTACCCTACCCCTTCCTGCTGAACCTGTACCCCACCCCGCGCACGGTCTGGAAGTGCGTCGGCTTGGCCGGGTCCGGCTCGAAGTAGCGGCGCAGGCGGACGATAAAGTTGTCCAGGGTCCTGGTCTCAGTGTCGCTGCTGTAGCCCCACACCTTCTGGAGCAGCTCCCCCCGCGGGATGGCCTGACCCTCCTTCTGGAAGAAGATCGACAGTACCCTCACCTCCATCTCGGTCAGGTCGATCTCTCCCTGGGCGGTGCGGGCGCGGTAGGAGAGCAGGAACACCTCGTTGGAGCCGAAGCAATACCCCTCCTCCACCGGGTCGGGACGGTACCAGGAGGAGCGGCGCAGCATCCCCTTGACCCGCAGCAGGAATTCCACCAGGTTGAACGGCTTGGTCAGGTAGTCGTCGGCGCCGGTCTCCAGGCCGTGCACCCGGTCGCTCTCCTCGGAGCGGGCGGTG
Protein-coding regions in this window:
- a CDS encoding response regulator transcription factor, which encodes MNRDTEKPHIMLVEDEIHLARGICFNLEEDGCRISHFATGEKALEALQFEHFDLIILDVMLPGMDGFQVCQSVRRMDGRVPILMLTARSEESDRVHGLETGADDYLTKPFNLVEFLLRVKGMLRRSSWYRPDPVEEGYCFGSNEVFLLSYRARTAQGEIDLTEMEVRVLSIFFQKEGQAIPRGELLQKVWGYSSDTETRTLDNFIVRLRRYFEPDPAKPTHFQTVRGVGYRFSRKG